In a single window of the Bacillus clarus genome:
- a CDS encoding IS3 family transposase (programmed frameshift), whose product MAKKGSTFNAYSEELKLSAVQSYLNGEGSYDMITEKYQIKSPTQLKNWVKKYKECGEIKDTRGKNNGMKGIPNPLKGKRVHFNTVEEERDYYKAQVEYLKKQLSKSVNGGVLKYKERYRIIESLKRKYPIIWLTKFAGIHRSSYYKWIHTKLVKNMRLESDQQLKKVIKSIHLKHKEYGYPRMKIALQEEGYFVNHKKVYRLMSELNMQSIIRKKRRFFKGEYSNTFPNVLNRKFKNRQQNEALVTDITYLRFQEGFRYLSVVQDLYNNEVVSWKISKRNDNELVLDTIEMLAQKRDVRGTILHSDQGFQYTSHAYNKRLLDLGIIGSHSRKANCHDNACIESFFSHLKSEMLYLHHFKTETDLIQAIEEYIYFYNYKRFQKRLNHRAPIEYRLSMAA is encoded by the exons ATGGCTAAAAAAGGTTCAACATTCAATGCATATTCAGAAGAATTAAAGTTATCAGCTGTTCAAAGTTATTTAAATGGAGAAGGAAGCTACGATATGATAACGGAAAAATATCAGATTAAGAGCCCTACCCAACTGAAAAATTGGGTAAAAAAATATAAAGAATGCGGTGAAATTAAAGATACACGTGGGAAGAATAATGGAATGAAAGGTATTCCAAATCCTTTAAAAGGGAAACGTGTTCATTTCAACACTGTTGAAGAGGAGCGGGATTACTATAAGGCACAGGTTGAATATTTAAAAAAGCAAT TATCCAAATCTGTAAATGGAGGCGTACTAAAATATAAAGAGAGATATCGGATCATTGAATCATTAAAAAGGAAATATCCAATTATATGGCTTACTAAATTTGCAGGTATACATCGGTCAAGCTACTATAAGTGGATTCATACGAAATTGGTTAAAAACATGCGACTAGAATCGGATCAACAATTAAAAAAGGTAATAAAATCTATCCACTTAAAGCACAAGGAATATGGCTATCCACGTATGAAAATTGCTTTACAAGAAGAGGGTTATTTTGTGAATCACAAAAAGGTCTATCGCTTAATGAGTGAACTCAACATGCAATCTATTATTCGAAAGAAGCGACGCTTCTTTAAAGGAGAGTATTCCAATACCTTTCCAAATGTTTTAAACCGTAAATTTAAAAACCGCCAACAAAATGAAGCGCTCGTTACCGATATTACCTATCTACGATTCCAAGAGGGGTTCCGTTATCTTTCTGTCGTACAAGATCTTTATAATAACGAAGTTGTTTCTTGGAAAATTTCTAAGCGCAATGATAATGAACTTGTATTAGATACAATTGAAATGTTGGCGCAAAAAAGAGATGTGCGTGGAACTATTCTCCATTCAGATCAAGGGTTCCAGTACACATCTCATGCCTACAACAAACGACTTTTAGATTTAGGTATCATTGGCAGCCACTCTCGCAAAGCAAACTGTCATGATAACGCCTGTATCGAGTCATTTTTCTCCCATTTAAAATCGGAGATGTTGTATTTGCATCATTTTAAAACAGAAACAGATTTAATACAAGCAATTGAGGAATATATTTATTTTTATAACTATAAACGGTTTCAAAAACGACTCAACCATCGAGCTCCGATAGAATATCGACTCTCAATGGCTGCTTAG
- a CDS encoding cell wall-binding protein EntA: MKKLIGIATAAVFGLGIFTASAKAETVVTTDVLNVRENPTTESKVVGTLLNGHKLDVTNTENGWAQIKLNGKDAFVSADFTKSIYYVTANVLNVRAEANTNSEILGTLKKDDMIETTNQVQNEWLQFEYNGKTAYVHVPFLTGTAPVIEKQETPAPAKAEAPAKAQPAPAPVAQAAKPAVKPAVKAAETNVPSGGRELTVVATAYTAHPSENGGTYGGRVLTAMGHDLTANPNMKMIAVDPKVIPLGSKVWVEGYGEAIAGDTGGAIKGNRIDVLVGSDSVANKWGRKTVKVKILK; encoded by the coding sequence ATGAAAAAATTAATTGGTATAGCAACAGCAGCAGTTTTTGGTCTTGGGATTTTCACCGCTTCTGCTAAAGCAGAAACTGTTGTAACAACAGACGTACTAAACGTACGAGAAAACCCTACTACTGAATCAAAAGTTGTCGGTACATTATTAAATGGTCATAAATTAGATGTTACAAATACAGAAAACGGATGGGCACAAATCAAATTAAATGGTAAAGACGCATTCGTAAGTGCAGATTTTACAAAAAGCATCTACTACGTAACAGCAAACGTATTAAACGTACGTGCTGAAGCAAACACAAACTCAGAAATTCTTGGTACGCTTAAGAAAGACGATATGATTGAAACAACGAACCAAGTACAAAATGAGTGGTTACAATTCGAATATAACGGGAAAACGGCTTACGTTCATGTTCCTTTCCTAACAGGTACAGCACCTGTTATCGAAAAACAAGAAACGCCAGCTCCTGCTAAAGCTGAAGCACCCGCTAAGGCTCAACCAGCTCCTGCACCAGTAGCACAAGCTGCTAAACCTGCTGTAAAACCTGCTGTAAAAGCAGCTGAAACAAACGTACCTTCTGGTGGACGTGAGTTAACAGTTGTAGCGACAGCGTATACAGCTCACCCGAGCGAAAATGGCGGCACATACGGTGGCCGTGTATTAACTGCAATGGGTCATGACCTAACAGCGAATCCAAACATGAAAATGATTGCTGTTGACCCGAAAGTAATCCCATTAGGATCTAAAGTATGGGTAGAAGGTTACGGAGAAGCAATCGCTGGTGATACTGGCGGTGCAATTAAAGGTAACCGTATCGATGTTCTAGTTGGCTCTGACAGTGTTGCTAACAAATGGGGACGTAAAACTGTTAAAGTGAAAATTTTAAAATAA
- a CDS encoding SH3 domain-containing protein, with amino-acid sequence MKKYLAGLAAVSVAGGAAPTLDNVQAAPEQNTQKSATQTVQAASQKNSSYTVTADVLHVRTGSSTSHDIISRVYNGQTLNVIGEENGWFKINHNGKTGYVSGEFVSKNGEQTNVSGNTGGKNKVTADVLRVRTGPNTSSSIVGRVYEGQTLKVIGQENGWLKINHNGQTGYVSSAFVSGASSNTGSTNNNNETTVQPASGNYTVNVSSLRVRTGPSTSHTTLGSVHKGQVVKVVGEVQDWFKINYAGQTAYISKDYVTKGGSNENNTQDNNQEQGNNVTVQTGGTYVVNTTSLRVRTGPATYHSVIGGVLNGTALNVIGAEGSWFKVNYQGKTGYVSSEFVKFVKGGTTTPEQPKQPDQGSIGEYYINASALNVRSGEGTNYRIIGALPQGQKVQVISENYGWSKINYNGQAGYIGTRFLSKTPVGGAVDNKPNNNNNNQNNNNHNNNSGDTSSLLAYAKSMQGVPYVWGGTSANGVDCSGYIFHVYKKFGHNVSRQSVAGYWSSLPKTSNPQPGDLVYFQNTYKAGPSHMGIYLGGDSFIQAGDKGVAIVSLNNSYWKSHFLGYTKAP; translated from the coding sequence ATGAAAAAATACCTTGCCGGTCTTGCGGCAGTGTCTGTAGCAGGAGGAGCAGCACCAACACTTGATAACGTTCAAGCTGCCCCTGAGCAAAATACACAAAAGTCTGCTACACAAACTGTCCAAGCTGCATCACAAAAAAATTCATCGTACACAGTTACAGCTGACGTATTACACGTTCGCACAGGATCTAGCACTTCTCACGATATTATTTCTCGCGTTTACAATGGACAAACTTTAAATGTAATCGGAGAAGAAAATGGTTGGTTTAAAATTAACCATAATGGTAAGACAGGTTATGTTAGTGGTGAATTTGTTTCAAAAAATGGTGAACAAACAAATGTTAGCGGAAATACTGGTGGAAAGAATAAAGTAACTGCCGATGTATTACGTGTTCGTACAGGCCCAAATACTTCTAGCTCTATCGTTGGCCGTGTATATGAAGGACAAACTTTAAAAGTCATCGGCCAAGAAAATGGTTGGCTCAAAATTAATCATAACGGCCAAACAGGTTATGTAAGTAGCGCATTTGTATCTGGTGCTTCTTCAAACACTGGTTCAACAAACAATAATAACGAAACAACTGTGCAGCCAGCAAGTGGAAACTACACAGTAAATGTATCTTCACTTCGTGTTCGTACAGGCCCTAGTACTTCTCATACAACTTTAGGATCTGTTCATAAAGGGCAAGTTGTCAAAGTTGTAGGCGAAGTTCAAGATTGGTTTAAAATTAACTATGCAGGACAAACAGCTTATATTAGTAAGGACTACGTAACAAAAGGTGGTTCTAACGAAAATAATACACAGGATAACAACCAAGAACAGGGTAATAATGTAACTGTTCAAACTGGTGGTACTTACGTTGTGAATACAACATCTCTACGTGTTCGTACAGGCCCTGCCACATACCATAGTGTTATTGGTGGCGTATTAAACGGTACTGCGTTAAATGTCATTGGCGCTGAAGGTAGCTGGTTTAAGGTAAATTATCAGGGTAAAACGGGTTATGTAAGTAGCGAATTTGTGAAATTTGTTAAAGGTGGTACTACTACTCCTGAACAACCGAAACAGCCTGATCAAGGATCAATTGGTGAGTACTATATTAATGCATCTGCGTTAAATGTACGTAGTGGCGAAGGTACAAATTATAGAATCATAGGCGCTCTTCCACAGGGACAAAAGGTACAAGTAATCTCTGAAAATTATGGTTGGAGCAAGATTAACTACAACGGTCAAGCTGGTTATATTGGAACACGTTTCCTTTCTAAAACACCGGTTGGGGGCGCTGTAGATAACAAACCTAACAACAACAACAATAATCAAAACAATAACAACCATAATAATAATAGTGGTGATACTTCATCCCTTCTTGCATATGCAAAATCAATGCAGGGTGTACCATATGTATGGGGTGGCACTTCTGCTAATGGCGTTGACTGTAGTGGTTACATCTTCCACGTATACAAAAAATTCGGTCATAACGTTAGCCGCCAAAGTGTTGCAGGGTACTGGAGTAGCTTACCGAAAACTTCAAATCCACAACCAGGTGACTTAGTTTATTTCCAAAACACTTATAAAGCAGGTCCTTCTCATATGGGTATCTACCTTGGAGGCGATTCATTCATTCAAGCTGGAGATAAAGGTGTAGCAATCGTCTCATTGAACAATTCATATTGGAAAAGCCACTTCTTAGGTTACACAAAAGCACCTTAA
- a CDS encoding DUF3910 family protein, protein MNFEAKVDWIGTPKPYIYKDDITYDAVAIDFSLVQDDNRYKLVVLNDQKHTHYKMVQYGIKPGSQKPFPIDIPFQKEMLPLVEQILCDPYVQAILNQNQS, encoded by the coding sequence ATGAATTTTGAAGCAAAAGTAGACTGGATTGGTACACCAAAACCATATATATATAAAGACGATATAACATATGATGCTGTCGCGATTGATTTTTCTCTCGTGCAAGATGATAATCGCTATAAATTAGTTGTACTGAATGATCAAAAACATACCCACTATAAAATGGTGCAATATGGAATCAAACCCGGTTCTCAAAAACCCTTTCCAATTGATATCCCATTCCAAAAAGAAATGCTACCACTAGTAGAACAAATTCTATGCGATCCATATGTACAAGCGATATTAAATCAAAATCAATCTTAA
- a CDS encoding glycosyltransferase family 2 protein produces the protein MMTLIILLLFILFCVLVFWISIIFSIKYVLIFTAFLFSGLLVYYSLLTIAGLIHRNTKRKDRTLEHYPSVDILIPAHNEGVVIKDTLEAMANIEYPGKLTVYLLNDNSQDETSAIGDDFDKSYAHIRHIRVPPGEPKGKSRVLNYGLSISNGKYFCVYDADNQPEPHALRMLVEHAETVEDAVGAVGHVRTVNEDRNWLTRMISLEFQIFQLLMQSGRWLLFQTGSLTGTNMLLRRSTLEELGGYDPYAIAEDAELTLRITQKGYLLPIVPESVTWEQEPEHLNILIKQRTRWLQGNLYILEKMFSSFSFFKGKLLVHSLQQVLVYVVFWLFLIISNVWFIIGLLGIFQIQYSIPLLFMWYVAYITYASQLFSAQSVERTFTPLNIFISIIMYFTYAQLFTYLFIRSLILYLRAKSKKQVIGWDKTVRFKKEE, from the coding sequence ATGATGACGCTCATTATTCTACTCTTATTTATTTTGTTTTGTGTACTCGTCTTTTGGATTAGCATCATATTTTCGATTAAATACGTTCTTATTTTTACAGCCTTTTTATTCTCTGGCTTACTCGTTTATTATTCTCTCTTAACCATTGCGGGTTTAATTCACCGAAATACGAAACGAAAAGATCGTACACTAGAACATTATCCTAGCGTTGACATTTTAATCCCGGCCCATAATGAAGGAGTTGTTATTAAAGATACGTTAGAGGCCATGGCAAATATTGAATATCCAGGTAAATTAACGGTCTATTTATTAAATGATAATTCTCAAGATGAAACCTCTGCAATTGGGGATGATTTCGACAAATCCTATGCTCATATTCGTCATATTCGCGTACCACCTGGTGAACCGAAGGGAAAATCACGTGTATTGAACTATGGACTTAGCATTTCTAATGGGAAATATTTTTGTGTATACGATGCTGATAACCAACCTGAGCCTCACGCCTTGAGAATGCTTGTTGAACATGCTGAAACGGTAGAAGACGCCGTTGGGGCTGTCGGTCACGTACGGACTGTAAATGAGGATCGCAACTGGCTCACGCGAATGATTTCTTTAGAGTTTCAAATCTTCCAGCTTCTTATGCAATCTGGTCGTTGGCTACTCTTTCAAACTGGATCACTGACTGGAACGAACATGCTCCTTCGTCGTTCTACTTTAGAGGAACTTGGTGGTTATGACCCTTATGCAATTGCAGAAGACGCTGAACTTACACTGAGAATTACCCAAAAAGGTTATCTCTTACCAATTGTTCCCGAATCCGTTACATGGGAGCAAGAACCAGAACATTTAAACATCCTTATTAAACAACGTACACGCTGGTTACAAGGAAACTTATATATTTTAGAAAAAATGTTTTCTTCCTTTAGCTTCTTTAAAGGAAAACTTCTCGTTCATTCCTTGCAACAAGTATTAGTTTATGTCGTATTTTGGTTATTTCTTATCATTTCAAACGTCTGGTTTATTATCGGCTTACTTGGGATATTCCAAATTCAATACAGTATCCCGCTATTATTTATGTGGTACGTCGCATATATTACATACGCTTCTCAACTATTTAGTGCTCAAAGTGTTGAACGAACCTTTACGCCACTAAATATATTCATTAGTATTATTATGTACTTCACGTACGCACAGCTCTTCACTTACCTATTTATCCGTAGCCTCATCCTATATTTACGTGCAAAGAGCAAAAAACAAGTAATTGGTTGGGATAAAACGGTAAGGTTTAAAAAAGAGGAGTAA
- a CDS encoding SWIM zinc finger family protein, producing MLQHSITKDEIMMIANEFVQGLDPQQAADQEHVATARHLYRSGMVYNVDFDGYTLSGTVDAEGNVYSVHIPIRNIAESYCDCFAPTQCEHMLAVLLSAASSFGQVGDVLTLFKNKTKPSLPPLRTARQVLQATAFEETDYKSWQTYFESEYESFKKEQARLTYKQMYFLMSIFTEFHMKLERKAPRIIAIHELFKLHGALYCFQKLLGEIQEFEANKIYSYHQPVNVVRLFVDKVESIIRDLKSESIPDECMPILQETARLVHNVFFSDDSYTQERFFIYRHIWGELLIEESWIQEEQQRIDAKIHPLSKALASSHLLFLKENDASAMEILEKQPASVVSLYFDWLEELLNTMQWDRAKSWLSFTYKQVKQTIQDQANTLFVKDIVRLFVMMYETYATHSNEQAGLEMILQELLPYSFTNYEQYVLAKKQYHTWTELHLLHGFDAIELLKEPLKEIEKEAPEAALPLYHLAAVQAIEERNRKSYRRAVRYLKKLRMLYKRLKRTDEWNTFIIQIASLHSRLRALQEELRKGKLIDDHTN from the coding sequence ATGCTGCAACATTCAATTACGAAAGATGAAATTATGATGATTGCGAACGAGTTTGTTCAAGGACTTGATCCACAGCAAGCAGCTGACCAAGAACATGTGGCTACTGCTCGGCACCTGTATCGCAGCGGCATGGTATACAACGTTGATTTTGATGGTTATACATTATCAGGAACTGTAGATGCTGAAGGGAACGTCTATAGCGTTCATATACCCATTCGTAATATTGCTGAAAGCTATTGCGACTGCTTCGCGCCAACGCAATGTGAGCATATGCTCGCTGTTTTACTATCTGCAGCTTCTAGTTTCGGTCAGGTGGGAGATGTATTAACTTTATTTAAAAATAAAACGAAACCATCACTTCCCCCTCTTCGAACAGCGCGGCAAGTATTACAAGCGACCGCATTTGAAGAAACAGACTATAAAAGCTGGCAAACATATTTCGAATCTGAATATGAATCATTTAAAAAAGAACAAGCACGGCTTACTTATAAGCAAATGTATTTTCTCATGAGTATTTTTACAGAATTTCATATGAAATTGGAACGGAAAGCACCACGTATTATTGCGATACATGAGCTATTTAAATTACATGGTGCACTTTATTGTTTTCAAAAACTATTAGGAGAAATTCAAGAATTTGAAGCAAATAAAATTTATTCCTATCATCAACCAGTTAACGTCGTTCGTCTATTCGTTGATAAAGTAGAATCGATTATACGAGACTTGAAATCAGAATCCATTCCGGATGAGTGCATGCCAATCTTACAAGAAACCGCTCGCCTCGTGCACAATGTTTTCTTCTCAGACGACTCTTATACACAGGAGAGATTTTTCATCTATCGCCATATATGGGGTGAACTTTTAATCGAAGAATCTTGGATACAAGAAGAACAGCAGCGAATTGATGCAAAGATACATCCACTCTCAAAAGCACTTGCGTCTTCGCATCTCCTCTTTTTAAAGGAGAACGATGCAAGCGCTATGGAAATACTCGAGAAGCAACCAGCGTCAGTTGTTAGTCTTTATTTCGATTGGTTAGAAGAATTACTGAATACGATGCAATGGGATCGAGCCAAATCATGGCTTTCCTTCACATATAAACAAGTGAAGCAAACGATACAAGATCAAGCGAACACACTTTTCGTAAAGGATATCGTTCGTTTATTTGTCATGATGTACGAAACATATGCGACTCACTCTAATGAACAAGCAGGACTTGAAATGATTTTGCAGGAGTTATTACCGTACAGCTTCACAAACTATGAACAATATGTACTAGCAAAGAAGCAGTATCATACTTGGACGGAGCTTCATCTATTACATGGTTTTGATGCAATTGAACTGCTGAAAGAACCGTTAAAAGAAATAGAAAAAGAAGCGCCTGAAGCAGCTCTTCCGCTCTATCATCTTGCAGCAGTGCAAGCAATTGAAGAACGGAATCGCAAATCATATCGTCGCGCAGTTCGTTACTTAAAGAAATTACGCATGCTCTATAAGCGTCTGAAGCGAACAGATGAATGGAATACTTTCATTATCCAAATTGCTAGTTTACATTCACGTCTGCGCGCACTACAGGAAGAATTGCGGAAAGGAAAATTAATCGATGATCATACAAACTGA
- the opuD gene encoding glycine betaine transporter OpuD, producing the protein MRKLTKTFIVSLILCIAFTIWGIIPESIIGEGNLGNVTTIIQAALVSKFGWFYIISVSIFLGITIFLIVSKYGSIRLGKDDDEPDYSYMTWFAMLFSAGMGIGLVFWGVAEPLNHLYTPPFGEGATEESARLALRFSFFHWGLHPWGLYALVALCIAYFTFRKGKSSTISATVGSLFKSGEHGWIARMFDVLAVFATVFGVATSLGLGAKQIAGGVSYLTSIPNSLTTQLIIIGIVTVLYMLSAQTGLDKGIKYLSNTNIVLAFALMIIVLFAGPTNFIMNYFTSTIGSYIQDLPSMSFRLSPLDEGGNKWVQSWTIFYWSWWIAWSPFVGTFIARVSRGRTIREFVIGVLLVPTLIGALWFSVFGGTGIHMELFDGANIYEQIKDMGTEVGLFAMLDHMGGFGPAFSVLAILLISTFFITSADSATFVLGMLTTHGSLNPPNRIKMVWGIVLAAVASILLYVGGLEALQTASIIAAFPFVFVIFFMIAALFKELQKEGRKHHK; encoded by the coding sequence ATGAGGAAACTGACGAAAACATTTATTGTCTCATTAATATTATGTATTGCATTTACAATTTGGGGGATTATTCCTGAATCTATTATTGGAGAAGGTAACTTAGGAAATGTAACGACTATTATTCAGGCGGCATTAGTTAGTAAGTTTGGATGGTTTTATATTATTTCCGTTTCTATTTTCTTAGGAATCACAATCTTTTTAATTGTTTCTAAGTATGGTTCGATTCGTTTAGGAAAAGATGATGATGAACCTGATTATAGTTATATGACTTGGTTTGCTATGTTATTTAGTGCGGGTATGGGAATCGGTTTGGTTTTCTGGGGCGTTGCGGAACCATTAAATCATTTATACACACCTCCATTTGGAGAGGGTGCAACTGAAGAGAGTGCACGTCTTGCACTTCGTTTCTCATTTTTCCATTGGGGATTACATCCATGGGGATTATATGCACTTGTAGCATTATGTATTGCGTATTTTACATTCAGAAAAGGAAAGTCTAGTACAATTAGTGCGACAGTTGGTTCGTTGTTTAAGAGCGGTGAACATGGCTGGATTGCCCGTATGTTTGATGTGTTAGCTGTATTTGCAACAGTATTTGGTGTGGCGACATCATTAGGGCTTGGGGCAAAGCAAATTGCGGGTGGTGTTAGTTATTTAACATCTATTCCGAACTCATTAACAACGCAGTTAATTATCATTGGGATTGTAACGGTGTTATATATGTTATCTGCACAAACGGGACTCGATAAAGGTATTAAATATTTAAGTAATACGAATATTGTTTTAGCTTTTGCACTTATGATAATTGTATTATTTGCAGGTCCAACAAACTTTATTATGAATTACTTTACTTCGACAATTGGTTCATACATTCAAGATTTGCCAAGTATGAGTTTCCGTTTAAGTCCGTTAGATGAAGGCGGAAATAAGTGGGTTCAATCATGGACAATTTTCTACTGGTCGTGGTGGATCGCATGGTCACCATTCGTTGGTACATTTATCGCACGTGTATCACGTGGACGTACAATTCGTGAGTTTGTCATCGGTGTTTTACTTGTACCGACATTAATCGGTGCTCTCTGGTTCTCTGTATTTGGAGGGACAGGCATTCATATGGAGCTATTTGATGGTGCGAATATTTATGAGCAAATTAAAGATATGGGTACAGAAGTAGGATTATTCGCTATGTTAGATCATATGGGTGGTTTCGGACCAGCGTTCTCGGTTCTAGCCATTCTGCTTATTTCGACATTCTTTATTACATCAGCAGATTCTGCTACATTTGTGCTCGGTATGTTAACCACACATGGTAGTTTAAACCCACCAAATCGTATCAAAATGGTTTGGGGTATTGTTCTAGCGGCAGTAGCGTCGATTTTACTATATGTAGGCGGATTAGAGGCATTGCAAACAGCCTCAATTATCGCGGCATTCCCGTTCGTTTTTGTTATCTTCTTTATGATTGCAGCCTTATTTAAAGAATTGCAAAAGGAAGGGCGAAAACATCATAAATAA
- a CDS encoding NupC/NupG family nucleoside CNT transporter: MNLLWGIGGVIGVLAIAFLLSSNRKAINWRTILIALALQMTFSFIVLRWDAGKAGLKFAADGVQGLINFSYEGIKFVAGDLVNAKGPWGFIFVIQALLPIVFISSLVAILYYLGIMQKFVSIIGGALSKLLGTSKAESLNAVTTVFLGQTEAPILIKPYLARLTNSEFFTIMVSGMTAVAGSVLVGYAAMGIPLEHLLAAAIMAAPSSLLIAKLIMPETEQVDNNVELSTEREDANVIDAAARGASEGMQLVINVAAMLMAFIALIALLNGLLGLIGSWFDIKLSLDLIFGYLLSPFAILIGVSPGEAVQAASFIGQKLAINEFVAYANLGPHMAEFSAKTNMILTFAICGFANFSSIAIQLGVTGTLAPSRRKQIAQLGIKAVIAGTLANFLNAAVAGMMFL; this comes from the coding sequence ATGAATCTTTTATGGGGAATTGGCGGCGTGATTGGAGTTTTAGCAATCGCTTTCTTATTATCTTCCAACCGCAAAGCTATTAATTGGCGCACAATTTTAATTGCGCTAGCATTACAAATGACATTTTCATTTATCGTATTACGATGGGATGCTGGGAAAGCAGGCTTAAAATTTGCTGCTGACGGCGTTCAAGGATTAATTAATTTTTCTTACGAGGGAATTAAGTTCGTTGCTGGGGATTTAGTCAACGCAAAAGGACCTTGGGGATTTATCTTCGTTATTCAAGCACTACTTCCAATCGTATTTATTAGTTCATTAGTAGCAATCTTATATTATTTAGGCATTATGCAGAAATTCGTTAGTATCATTGGTGGTGCATTAAGCAAGCTTCTTGGAACTTCTAAAGCAGAAAGCTTAAATGCAGTAACAACTGTATTCTTAGGACAAACAGAAGCACCAATTTTAATTAAACCATACTTAGCACGTTTAACTAACAGTGAGTTCTTCACTATTATGGTAAGTGGTATGACAGCTGTTGCCGGATCAGTTCTTGTCGGCTATGCAGCGATGGGCATTCCATTAGAGCATTTATTAGCAGCTGCAATTATGGCAGCTCCATCAAGTTTATTGATTGCAAAACTAATTATGCCAGAGACAGAACAAGTAGATAATAACGTTGAACTTTCTACAGAACGTGAAGATGCGAACGTTATTGACGCAGCTGCACGCGGTGCATCTGAAGGTATGCAACTTGTTATTAACGTAGCAGCAATGTTAATGGCTTTCATCGCATTAATCGCTTTATTAAATGGCCTATTAGGATTGATTGGTTCTTGGTTCGATATTAAACTTAGTCTTGATTTAATCTTCGGTTACTTATTATCACCATTTGCAATCTTAATCGGGGTTTCTCCAGGTGAAGCTGTACAAGCAGCAAGCTTTATTGGTCAAAAACTTGCAATCAACGAATTCGTTGCATATGCAAACTTAGGACCACACATGGCAGAGTTCTCTGCAAAAACAAATATGATTTTAACATTTGCAATCTGCGGTTTCGCAAACTTCTCTTCTATCGCAATTCAATTAGGTGTAACAGGAACTTTAGCTCCTAGCCGCCGTAAACAAATTGCACAATTAGGGATTAAAGCAGTTATCGCTGGTACACTAGCGAACTTCTTAAACGCAGCAGTTGCAGGTATGATGTTCCTATAA